Genomic window (Bacteroidota bacterium):
CGCACATACGGAATTATACAATTATTCTATTAGCAATTGACCATTGACCATTGACCATTAGTTTACTGCTTCTTCCACTCATAGACCTCATATCCATCCACAACTTCGGTGGTTGGAAGAAAACCATCGCGAGTAGCGAGCGGCTCAATTGATGGCTTAGCAATCCAAATTGAATTCGGTTTCGCATGTTTTTGGAAATGCCCTGCAATATCAATTACACGGTCGGCAATTTCTTCGAGTGGTAAGTTTGGGTTGTAATAAACAAATCCCGAATTCACTCCACCCCTCACAACAAAATCGCGCTTCATAGTTTTTATATTTTTGTTGAACGCTTCAAGTCCAATAATAACCTGCCGTCCTGCAGTAACAGCTTGATCGACACGTTCGAAACACGACATAACTCCATCAGGTGTCCATGTAGTTTTTAAAACATTATTTGTAAGTAACACGCCATCAACAAAACGTTTAAATTCTCTGAAATCATGCTCAACAAAAGCTTTTTCTTCCCCCTCTTTCATTTTTGTAGATTCAACTACATCAATCGAGAGAAAAGCTAAATCTCTTCCCATAGCATCTAATTTTTTCTTTGTTTCGATAAACTGTTTTAATATTTCTTCCCTCTCCTTGGGCTTTGCTTTTTCCAAATTATTCAAAGTTTGGTCTAATTTATTTGTGATGGCCGAACCTTCTTTAATATGCTGTTGCGATTTCCAAAATTTATATTTTCGTTTGAAGTGTATAAAATAAACCTTTTCGCCCAACTTCTCTGAAAAACTTCTGGATGAGCTTTTAAAAATTAACGCACCAATAATAATAATCCAAATTCCCACCTCGTTCCCCTTTATTTTTGTCGGCACTTGCTGACGCAACAGAGTGGTTGCTGTATCAGCAGACTTTGCGATGAACTGGAACATCGGATATTGTTTTGCTCGATCAATATATGGAATAACAACGGCAGCGATTGCAAATATAATTATGAAGGTGAGAAGGTATGAAACTATTTTAAAAAAATGTGAACCCATCATCATCATAATTTCTGTAATACCATATCTTAATTTAATTCCGCTTATCGTATAATCGAGTTGTTCCGTTGCTATAGCTTTAATCTTCGACATTTTGCTGCCTTTCAAGGTTTCATTAAGATTTCAATATGTTTTTGAACACTTTTACTCAAAGCGTTTAAATTGTAACCACCTTCCAAAACTGATACAATTTTATTGTCGGAATATTTCAAGGCAACTTCTACTAATAATTCAGTAAATAGACCGAACGAATTTTCAGTGAGATTGATATTGGCAAGTGGATCATCTTGATGAGCATCGAATCCTGCCGAAATCAGAATCAGTTCTGGTTGGTAGGTATCCAATACAGGAACGATTTCGGTTTTGAATGTTTGCAAGTAATCGGCTTCGCTGCTACCTGCTTTCATCGGGCAGTTTAGAGTAAAACCTTCGCCCTTACCGGCGCCTCGTTCCGACTTCGCACCTGTTCCTGGATAAAAAGGGTATTGATGTGTACTGATATAAAAAACAGAGGGGTCGTTGTAAAATATTTCCTGTGTACCGTTTCCGTGATGAACATCCCAATCGACTATTGCAACATTTCGGACATTAAATTTTTCTTGTGCATACCGAGCTGCGATTGCAACGTTGTTGAAGAGGCAAAACCCCATCGGAGTATTGGTTTCAGCATGGTGTCCCGGTGGTCGGATGGCGCAAAAAGCATTTGTTAATACACCGCTGCACACAGCATCGACTGCTGCGACAACTCCGCCAGCTGCAAGAATAGCGACGCTGTATGAGTTCGAGGAAACCGTCGTATCACCCTGATCGAGAAACAAATTCCCCGACTCACCTGCTTGCTCGCATCTCTCTTTCACGTATTTAATATGCTGCGAAGAATGGACAAGCCGGATTGTTTCGGTTGGTGCAGAATCGATGAAAAGATGTTGAAGATTATTCCACACGCCTGTAGTTTGTAATTGCGATACAATCGCTTTTAATCTATCAGGTTTTTCAGGATGACCGACGCCTGTGTGGTGTAGTAAAAATTGATCGTGATAAACAAAACCGGTTTTCGACTTCGCGGGCAAAATGGTTACTCCTTCTCGTCTGTTTCGATTTCCTTCCAACATTTTGCAAATTCAGTGAGCCGCTTATCTACTAAATGATGAATAGTTCCTTTTGGATATTCTCCGTTTTTTAATTTTTTACCCCCCGGAATACCTGTTAATAATTCAATTCCTTCATCAATTGTTTTGATAGCATAAACGTGGAACTTCCCCTTCTTGATTTCCTCAATTACATCGTGCCGTAGCATTAAATCACCAATATTTTGAAAAGGAATTAGAACTCCATGTTTACTGGTTAACCCGCGAGCTTTGCAAATATCGAAGAAGCCTTCGATTTTTTCATTAATCCCGCCTATCGGTTGGATTTCGCCGCGTTGATTCACAGAACCGGTTACAGCGATGTCTTGGCGTAACGGGATTCCGGCTAAACTTGAAAGAATTGCATAAATTTCAGCCGATGAAGCACTATCGCCATCAACACCACCGTACGATTGCTCGAAAGCTACGCTTGCACTCATTACGAGTGGTTTGTTTTGAGCATAATTACTGCGTAAGTAACCACTCAAAATATACACGCCTTTGTTGTGCGTAGGTCCGCTCAGTTCGGCTTCTCTCTCGATGTTGATTACGCCTGCTTTACCCATCGCAGTAGTAACTGTAATTCGTGACGGTTTTCCAAAAGCATATTCTCCAAAGTCATAAACCGATAATCCGTTTACTTGACCGACAACTGAACCTTTGCTGTCAATTAATATAGTTCCGTCAAGGATCATTTCCTGAATTTTTTCCTCGATCATTTTTAAACGGAAAGCTTTTTCGTCTAATGCTTTGCGAACGTGTTTGACTGTAATCCTTTCAGTTTTATCTTTCATCGCCCAGTAATTCGATTCACGCAAAACATCGGCAACTAAATTAAATCTGGTGGACAGTTTCTTCTGTCTCCCCGCTAACCTCACACCATATTCGATTACTTCGCAAATAGCAGATTTATCGAGCGCTTTGAGTTTTTCTTCGTCGCTAATCATCTTAATGAAATTCAAATAATTGTTGATGGAAGATTTGTTCTTTTCCATCACTACATCAAAATCGGCACGAACTTTAAATATTTTCTTGAAATCATCATCAGCATCATACAGTACGCTATAAATGTAGGCATCGCCTATCATCACCACCTTAACATCTAATTTTATTGGTTGCGGCTTTAACGCAGATGTAGCCCCGAAGACACCGGTTTCAACAGATTGAATTTCCAAATGCTGATTACGCAGCGTTCGTTTCAGTGTTTGCCAAACACTCGGTTCGATAAGAGTATCGAGAGCATTTAAAATTAAGTAACCTCCGTTTGCTTTTAATAACGAACCGGCTTTAATCATAGTAAAATTTGAACGCCACACACCGTTTTTATCCACTTCACGCTCAATTGTTCCGAATATATTTTTATACCGTGGATTTGTTTCTATTATTATCGGGGCTCCTTCAGTTTTAGAATTATCGACAATCACATTTACTCTGAATTCGATGAACTCGTCTTCTTCAGGTGGCGATTGGTCTCCCGGCATAACCGGCTGAGATGGAGGATGCGGATTGAAGCGATTTAAATTCGATAATATATTCTCTTCAAGATTTTCCATAAAACCGAACAGCTTATCGCAGGAAAATTTTTTACAAATCTTATCTACGTGTTCCCGGACAATCGGTAAAACCGATTTGACGCCTAATTCATCTATCGATTCATTAAGTTTGCGTTCGATGTTCCGCATCTCGCGCATGATAATTTCCATTTGCGATTCAAGATTACGGCGTCCATGATATAGTTCCTCTACACGTTCACGTGTAATTTCGCCTTGTTGAATCATCGTATCGATTTGTTCGAAATTGACCGACACATCGTTGATAACAGGTACGACATCGGGTCTCATAGTAGTGCCAACTTGAACCTGAACAACTTCGAAACCTTTTGCCTTAACTTTTTTTTCGAATTCTTTCAGGACAGTCCGTTGCCGGCTTTGAAAGTGTTCTAAAATTCTTTTCCGCTCCTCCTGATACCGTTTGCTCTCGAACACCGCGGGTATATCTCTTAACATGTCATCGAGAAAATCAGCCATCTCTTTTTTTAAAGCACTCCCCTCGCCGGCTTTTATTTGTACAAGAATCGGTTGATCAGGATTATCGAAATTATGAAGATAACAGAAATCGGAAAGATCTGTTTTCTTAGCTTCAAATTCTTTTAGAAGTCGTTTGATCGTGGTAGTTCTTCCGGTACCTGAGAATCCAGCAACAAAAACATTATAACCGAAATGCTTCATCTCCAAACCTAAGCGTAAAGCTCTTAATGCACGTTCTTGTCCGATAATTTCCTTCGATGGAAGAATTTCCTCAAATGAATTGAATTTTAATTTACTTATATCAAACCGCCAGCGCAATTTACTGACCGGAACTTCGATTTTCTTTTGAATATTTTTCATATCAGTACTCTTTCCGATTAATGTACATATTAAGAAGTAAACCAACCATCAACATTGTTGACAGCAGGAACGAGCCGCCGTAACTTAAAAGAGGAAGCGGAACTCCGATGACCGGCATTATTCCCATTACCATTCCAATGTTAATTAAAATATGAGCCGTAAAAATTGAAACAACACCCATTGTAACCAAACTTGCATATCTGCTCTTAGCTGTCGAAGCAACGTTAATACTTCTAAAGAGAATATAAGCAAAGAGAATTAAAATTAAAATTGAACCTACGAAACCAAACTCCTCTGCCGGAACGCAGTAAATAAAATCAGTCCATTGAGCCGGTATAAAATTCAATTGCGTTTGACTTCCTTCCAAAAAACCTTTCCCGAAGACACCCCCTGAACCAATAGCAACTTTCGATTGAATTACGTTATAACCAGACCCTAATGGATCGGCTTCGGGATTTAAAAACGCATCGATTCGTTTTTGTTGGTAAGGAGCTAACTTGCCATATATAAACTGTACTGAAACCCCAACTAACACAGTTATCGAAAAAATAATTGCAGAAATTAATTTATTTTCTTTTAACACAAAGAAAGTAATTAAAAGCGCTGCAAGAACGATCAAGAAAGGAGTTATTCCAAACAAAGCAGCAACTGCCGCTGCTGCGGGGGAAATTATTATCAGCAGCAAAGTCAACGATGCACCTGCCCAGTACAAAACCGGAATAAGCATCAAAATATATATGATTGCAGTACCCACATCCGGTTGACGGATGATTAGTACAACTGGTATTAAAACTATTAAGAGTGCAACGATTAGATTTTTAAATCGGGACAAATTTATTTTTTTATCCGAAAGATAAGTAGCAAGCGCCAGTACACATGTTACTTTTACAAACTCCGAAGGTTGAAGTCCGAATGTCCCGAAGCCAAACCAGCTTTTAGAACCCGCCACAGTTTTTCCAAAAATCAACACAGCTATTAACATTAAAATGGAAAAAATATACAGTGGATATGAAAGCAACTGCAACGTCCGGAAAGGAACGAACATCACAACTAACATAGCAACCAAGCCGATACCCGCCCAAATTAGCTGTCGGTTAAAGAAATCGGAAGCGCCTGCATCATAAGTCGCTGAATAGATTGAGCCAAGTCCGATGAGAACTAATAGCAGAGTAGAAATCAGAATACCAAAATTAATATTTTCAGAAAACCAGTTTTGCATAATCAGTCGCGAATTTGTTCCGTTTCAGTTTTGGGTAAAATAAGTTTAGGTTGATTCAGTTTGTTACGTATAATTTCGCCGTATAAAAACTGCTCGATACAAAGTCCGGCAATTGGGGCAGCGAAAACGCCGCCATAGCCGACATTCTCGACTAAAACGCAAATAGCGATTTTCGGATTCTCGTATGGTGCAAAACCGATAAACCAAGCGTGGTCTTTGCCGTGTGGATTCTGAGCAGTACCGGTTTTTCCGGCTACATTTATACCGGGAACACGAGCTGAAGCACCCGTTCCACCGGAAACATTAACTGCGCGGTACAATCCTTCACGAACTGATTTCCAAACTTCCTTCTTCAAATTTATCTGTCGCATCTCAGTTTGAATTTTAATATTTTTTTTATTTTCTTTTTCTTTAATCTTATCAACTACATGCGGTTTATAATATTTGCCTTCGTTTGCAAGCACCATTGCATAAGCGGCTAACTGAAGCGGTGAAACACCCAGCTCTCCTTGTCCAATCCCTAAGCTGACCAAATAACCTTGTGTCCATCTTCCTTTGCCGTAGCGTCGATTGTAATATTCTTCGGATGGAAGAAGCCCTGAATTTTCCTCAAGTATATCAATACCTGTTGGTGTACCAAAACCAAATTGCTTTCCATATCTCGACCAAGTTGGCAATCCGGTTTTTAACATTAGTTGATAAAAGAAAACATTGCACGAACGTTGAATAGCTTCAACTACATTAGTTGGCCCGTGAACGTGCATATCTTTGAAAACTTTATTACCAAAAGTAAAGCTACCACGGCAGTTTACCCTCCAGTTTTCGTCGATGATGCCTTCTTGCAATGCGGCTAAAGCTAATAACATTTTAAAAGTCGAACCGGGGGGATAATTTGTTAAAGTCGCTCGATTGAAAAGTGGTTTGGTAGGGTCAGTATTTAATTGTTGCCACACGTTTAACGGTGTAACACCGCTAAGCAATTCGGGATTAAAATCTGGTTTACTAACTAATGCAATAATTCCTCCGTCGTTGGGATCGATTGCAACAACCGCACCCCTTTTATCGGAGAGCAGCGACTCTGCTAAAGCCTGAACTTTTATATCGAGAGTTAATTCAAGATCGTCTCCTTCAACAGGTTGGATATCACTTTTTCCATCGTTATAGTTGCCAATAATTTTACCTTCTGCATCGACAGTAATTAACTCGAAACCTTTTTTACCGCGTAAATATTTTTCGTATCCGGCTTCAAGTCCCGATGCGCCTATTATATCACCCTGCCGATAGAATTCTCCCAATTTTTGTAATTGAGATTCTGTTATTTCTTTAATATATCCGAGCAAATGTGAACCATGAGCTTTAGTAGGATAATACCTTTTTGGTTCGAACTGGTATTCGACACCTTTGAGTTGTCCGCTATATTCCTCTACGAATGAAAGAGTTTGGAAATCAACATCACGTTTAATTTTTACGGGTGAAAATCGATTATATTTTTTTCCCTTTTCTATCCGTTCACGAACTTCTCCCTTTTCCATTTTTAATATTTCAGTTAGAAGTTCAAGATTCTTATTTTCAAATTCGACCGGTGTAACTGTAACATTGTAAGCGGGCCGGTTATCTACTACCAAAATTCCATTCCTGTCGTACATATAACCTCTCAGAGGAGCGACAGCCACATTGCGGATAGCGTTTTCAGACGACATTTTACCATATTTTTCGCTATATAAAAATTGTAATTGTATTAAGCGACCTAAGAAAACTAAAAAAACAATTCCAAGTATAACATAAAATACATTTTTTCGTGAATGATATGTAACATTTTCAGTCATCTTATAAAAGAATACTTTCTCATAAATATAAACACCGGCATCAAACTAATAGTTGTAGTGTAAAGAGCAGTAATTCCACCAATCATAACAATCGACCTGAAAGTGTTTAACTCGCTTCCCTGAAGATATATCAGATAATAAAATAAATTATGCAATAAAGCAGTGAGTAACACAATCAACAAAAAACGATAACTGCCGAGTGTAATTTCAGTTTTATTCTCGTTATAGAAATAACCTGCCACAAATCCACTGACCGATTTACTGAGTGAAGAAAGCCCGATTACACCACCGGTTGCTAAATCGTAAAGAAGCCCGATTGCAAATCCGAACAGAGTGCTCTCAACCTGTCCGTAACGGATAGCAATCAGCACTATCCAAATAAGTAAAAAGTCGGGAGAAATACTTCGGATGGAAATTATATTAGCGACCGTAGTTTGGAGAACGATAAAAATGATTGAGATGAAAATAAATTTAAGATATCTTCCCATTATTTTTTTCGTTCCAAAAATTTATTTTCTAAATTCACCCGTTCTGTATCAACAATGGAGGTGATAACAAAAACCTGTTCGAGCCGTGTAAAGTCAACGCTCGGTTCTAATAAAATATCTTTGAACAAAGTAATTGGATTTTCAATAACCGAAGCTACGACACCTACTTTGATATCAGGTGGAAATATTTTACTATACTCAGATGTGATCGCACCGTCGCCAATTTTTACATCCTGTTTTTTTGATACGTTTTTCATCATCAATCTATCACTGCCATCCCATGCTAAAATACCATCTACCCGGCTCCGTTGAATTTTTACACTCGTGCGGAAATCTTTATTCAATAAAAGTTGAACGATAGAATAATTTGTACTTACTGCTACTACCCTTCCGACGATACCTTGTTCACAAACAACAGGCATATCTATATTTACATTATTATTCTTACCGACATTCAGAGTTATTGTATTCCGCTGCAAGTGAAGCGTTTTCCCTATTACGTCGGCTGCAACAAATTTGTATTTAATTTTTTCTTTAAAACCTAACAATTCGCGTAGGCTGACGTTTTCCAATTTTGACTCACGAAGCCGGCTGGTTTCATCGAGAAGTGTAACATTTAATTTACGGAGCACTTCATTTTCCCTCTGTAATTCAAATATATTAGGCACCATCGCTAATGTATTTTGTATTATTCCTATCGTGGCAACTGTGTACGAACGGATTGCTTTTAATTGTGGATTATCGTTTAAGGTGAGTAAAATTATAGAGAGCAAAACAAGAAGTGTAAGAATAAAATATTCTTTAAATTCTATCAGTAATGTTAAAATTCTTTGCATTAAAATTTATGTTAGTACCTCCGTTGTTTGATTAGAACTCTCGAGTAGTGGTTGAGATTTTCTAATACTTTGCCTGTTCCCCGAACAACTGCAGTCAGCGGGTCTTCGCAAACGTGAACCGGTAAACTTGTTTCAAGGCGTATTCTTTCGTCAAGCCCTTTCAACAATGCACCGCCGCCCGACAGCATAATACCACGATCTAAAATATCGGCAGCGAGTTCCGGTTGAGTGCGTTCGAGAGTTAATTTAACCGCATCTACAATTTGTTGAACAGATTCATTTAAGGCTTCACGTATTTCTACTGACGAACCATCTGTTGTTTTAGGGATACCGTTAACAAGGTCACGACCTTTGACCTGAATTGTGATTTCCTCCTCTAACGGCATAGCCGAACCTACTTCACACTTTATTGCCTCGGCTGTTCGTTCACCAATAAGAATGTTATGGTTCTTTTTAAAAAATTGAATTATTGCATTGTTCATTTCATCACCTGCGATGCGAACTGATTCTTCGTTTACAATTCCTGATAGTGCTATAACAGCGATTTCAGTAGTTCCCCCTCCGATATCAACGATCATATTCCCAACGGGGGCATCGACATCGAGCCCGACACCGATAGCAGCGGCCATCGGTTCGGCAAGCAGGTGAACTTCTTTGGCACCGGCGTGTTCGGCAGAATCGCGGACGGCACGTTTTTCAACTTCAGTAACTCCGCTTGGAACGCAAATAACAATCCGCCTGCTCGGCAGCCAACTTGAATGAATTTTTTTTATGAATTCACGAAGCATTCCTTCGGCA
Coding sequences:
- a CDS encoding guanylate cyclase: MSKIKAIATEQLDYTISGIKLRYGITEIMMMMGSHFFKIVSYLLTFIIIFAIAAVVIPYIDRAKQYPMFQFIAKSADTATTLLRQQVPTKIKGNEVGIWIIIIGALIFKSSSRSFSEKLGEKVYFIHFKRKYKFWKSQQHIKEGSAITNKLDQTLNNLEKAKPKEREEILKQFIETKKKLDAMGRDLAFLSIDVVESTKMKEGEEKAFVEHDFREFKRFVDGVLLTNNVLKTTWTPDGVMSCFERVDQAVTAGRQVIIGLEAFNKNIKTMKRDFVVRGGVNSGFVYYNPNLPLEEIADRVIDIAGHFQKHAKPNSIWIAKPSIEPLATRDGFLPTTEVVDGYEVYEWKKQ
- a CDS encoding histone deacetylase, translating into MLEGNRNRREGVTILPAKSKTGFVYHDQFLLHHTGVGHPEKPDRLKAIVSQLQTTGVWNNLQHLFIDSAPTETIRLVHSSQHIKYVKERCEQAGESGNLFLDQGDTTVSSNSYSVAILAAGGVVAAVDAVCSGVLTNAFCAIRPPGHHAETNTPMGFCLFNNVAIAARYAQEKFNVRNVAIVDWDVHHGNGTQEIFYNDPSVFYISTHQYPFYPGTGAKSERGAGKGEGFTLNCPMKAGSSEADYLQTFKTEIVPVLDTYQPELILISAGFDAHQDDPLANINLTENSFGLFTELLVEVALKYSDNKIVSVLEGGYNLNALSKSVQKHIEILMKP
- a CDS encoding ATP-binding protein, with the protein product MKNIQKKIEVPVSKLRWRFDISKLKFNSFEEILPSKEIIGQERALRALRLGLEMKHFGYNVFVAGFSGTGRTTTIKRLLKEFEAKKTDLSDFCYLHNFDNPDQPILVQIKAGEGSALKKEMADFLDDMLRDIPAVFESKRYQEERKRILEHFQSRQRTVLKEFEKKVKAKGFEVVQVQVGTTMRPDVVPVINDVSVNFEQIDTMIQQGEITRERVEELYHGRRNLESQMEIIMREMRNIERKLNESIDELGVKSVLPIVREHVDKICKKFSCDKLFGFMENLEENILSNLNRFNPHPPSQPVMPGDQSPPEEDEFIEFRVNVIVDNSKTEGAPIIIETNPRYKNIFGTIEREVDKNGVWRSNFTMIKAGSLLKANGGYLILNALDTLIEPSVWQTLKRTLRNQHLEIQSVETGVFGATSALKPQPIKLDVKVVMIGDAYIYSVLYDADDDFKKIFKVRADFDVVMEKNKSSINNYLNFIKMISDEEKLKALDKSAICEVIEYGVRLAGRQKKLSTRFNLVADVLRESNYWAMKDKTERITVKHVRKALDEKAFRLKMIEEKIQEMILDGTILIDSKGSVVGQVNGLSVYDFGEYAFGKPSRITVTTAMGKAGVINIEREAELSGPTHNKGVYILSGYLRSNYAQNKPLVMSASVAFEQSYGGVDGDSASSAEIYAILSSLAGIPLRQDIAVTGSVNQRGEIQPIGGINEKIEGFFDICKARGLTSKHGVLIPFQNIGDLMLRHDVIEEIKKGKFHVYAIKTIDEGIELLTGIPGGKKLKNGEYPKGTIHHLVDKRLTEFAKCWKEIETDEKE
- the rodA gene encoding rod shape-determining protein RodA; this translates as MQNWFSENINFGILISTLLLVLIGLGSIYSATYDAGASDFFNRQLIWAGIGLVAMLVVMFVPFRTLQLLSYPLYIFSILMLIAVLIFGKTVAGSKSWFGFGTFGLQPSEFVKVTCVLALATYLSDKKINLSRFKNLIVALLIVLIPVVLIIRQPDVGTAIIYILMLIPVLYWAGASLTLLLIIISPAAAAVAALFGITPFLIVLAALLITFFVLKENKLISAIIFSITVLVGVSVQFIYGKLAPYQQKRIDAFLNPEADPLGSGYNVIQSKVAIGSGGVFGKGFLEGSQTQLNFIPAQWTDFIYCVPAEEFGFVGSILILILFAYILFRSINVASTAKSRYASLVTMGVVSIFTAHILINIGMVMGIMPVIGVPLPLLSYGGSFLLSTMLMVGLLLNMYINRKEY
- the mrdA gene encoding penicillin-binding protein 2; the encoded protein is MTENVTYHSRKNVFYVILGIVFLVFLGRLIQLQFLYSEKYGKMSSENAIRNVAVAPLRGYMYDRNGILVVDNRPAYNVTVTPVEFENKNLELLTEILKMEKGEVRERIEKGKKYNRFSPVKIKRDVDFQTLSFVEEYSGQLKGVEYQFEPKRYYPTKAHGSHLLGYIKEITESQLQKLGEFYRQGDIIGASGLEAGYEKYLRGKKGFELITVDAEGKIIGNYNDGKSDIQPVEGDDLELTLDIKVQALAESLLSDKRGAVVAIDPNDGGIIALVSKPDFNPELLSGVTPLNVWQQLNTDPTKPLFNRATLTNYPPGSTFKMLLALAALQEGIIDENWRVNCRGSFTFGNKVFKDMHVHGPTNVVEAIQRSCNVFFYQLMLKTGLPTWSRYGKQFGFGTPTGIDILEENSGLLPSEEYYNRRYGKGRWTQGYLVSLGIGQGELGVSPLQLAAYAMVLANEGKYYKPHVVDKIKEKENKKNIKIQTEMRQINLKKEVWKSVREGLYRAVNVSGGTGASARVPGINVAGKTGTAQNPHGKDHAWFIGFAPYENPKIAICVLVENVGYGGVFAAPIAGLCIEQFLYGEIIRNKLNQPKLILPKTETEQIRD
- the mreD gene encoding rod shape-determining protein MreD; this translates as MGRYLKFIFISIIFIVLQTTVANIISIRSISPDFLLIWIVLIAIRYGQVESTLFGFAIGLLYDLATGGVIGLSSLSKSVSGFVAGYFYNENKTEITLGSYRFLLIVLLTALLHNLFYYLIYLQGSELNTFRSIVMIGGITALYTTTISLMPVFIFMRKYSFIR
- the mreC gene encoding rod shape-determining protein MreC, with the translated sequence MQRILTLLIEFKEYFILTLLVLLSIILLTLNDNPQLKAIRSYTVATIGIIQNTLAMVPNIFELQRENEVLRKLNVTLLDETSRLRESKLENVSLRELLGFKEKIKYKFVAADVIGKTLHLQRNTITLNVGKNNNVNIDMPVVCEQGIVGRVVAVSTNYSIVQLLLNKDFRTSVKIQRSRVDGILAWDGSDRLMMKNVSKKQDVKIGDGAITSEYSKIFPPDIKVGVVASVIENPITLFKDILLEPSVDFTRLEQVFVITSIVDTERVNLENKFLERKK
- a CDS encoding rod shape-determining protein: MGIFSFFSADLAIDLGTANTLIFMKGKGVVLNEPSIVAFDRNTKKIVAIGNEAREMLGRTHRDIRTIRPMRDGVIADFEIAEGMLREFIKKIHSSWLPSRRIVICVPSGVTEVEKRAVRDSAEHAGAKEVHLLAEPMAAAIGVGLDVDAPVGNMIVDIGGGTTEIAVIALSGIVNEESVRIAGDEMNNAIIQFFKKNHNILIGERTAEAIKCEVGSAMPLEEEITIQVKGRDLVNGIPKTTDGSSVEIREALNESVQQIVDAVKLTLERTQPELAADILDRGIMLSGGGALLKGLDERIRLETSLPVHVCEDPLTAVVRGTGKVLENLNHYSRVLIKQRRY